Proteins from a genomic interval of Microbacterium esteraromaticum:
- the hisD gene encoding histidinol dehydrogenase translates to MRTIDLRGQQLAPADLLAAVPRATQARSEALETAARIVEDVRVRGEEALREQAERFDRVTGHAIRVPAEHLAEAAESVDPAVREALTKAISRVRRASAAQVPEPRVTEIGPGARIAQRWQPINRAGVYIPGGKAPLASSVIMNVVPAQVAGVRSIALASPPQAGHEGRVHPTILAAAALLGIDEVYAVGGAGAIGALAHGVADLGLDPVDVVTGPGNNYVASAKRAVAGVVGTDSEAGATEILIVADAAADPRLIAADLISQAEHDEQASAVLVTDSSELAQRVADEVTRQAASTTHAARVAEALAGPQSAIVLVDDRAMAEAFSNAYAPEHLELHLSDAAAVAERFTSAGAVFVGDQTPVSLGDYLAGSNHVLPTGGQARYAPGLGAYTFLRPQQVIEYDHAALSEVRAGVVALAAAELLPGHGDAVEARFAEPAGGHEVR, encoded by the coding sequence ATGCGCACCATCGATCTTCGCGGGCAGCAGCTCGCACCCGCCGACCTGCTCGCCGCTGTGCCGCGAGCGACTCAGGCGCGCAGCGAGGCGCTCGAGACCGCGGCGCGCATCGTCGAGGACGTCCGCGTGCGCGGCGAGGAAGCGCTGCGCGAGCAGGCCGAGCGCTTCGACCGTGTCACCGGACACGCCATCCGTGTGCCGGCCGAGCACCTCGCCGAGGCTGCTGAATCCGTCGACCCGGCCGTGCGGGAAGCCCTGACCAAGGCCATCTCGCGTGTGCGCAGGGCGTCGGCCGCACAGGTACCGGAGCCGCGGGTCACCGAGATCGGGCCGGGAGCACGCATCGCGCAGCGCTGGCAACCCATCAACCGGGCGGGCGTCTACATTCCCGGCGGCAAGGCGCCGCTGGCGTCCAGCGTGATCATGAACGTCGTCCCCGCGCAGGTTGCGGGTGTGCGCTCGATCGCGCTCGCCTCGCCGCCACAGGCCGGTCACGAGGGACGTGTACACCCGACGATCCTCGCCGCCGCCGCGCTGCTGGGCATCGACGAGGTCTACGCCGTCGGGGGAGCCGGAGCCATCGGCGCGCTCGCCCACGGCGTCGCCGACCTCGGTCTCGATCCCGTCGACGTCGTCACCGGCCCCGGCAATAACTACGTGGCCTCGGCCAAACGTGCCGTCGCCGGTGTCGTCGGCACCGATTCCGAGGCGGGCGCCACCGAAATCCTCATCGTCGCCGACGCCGCCGCCGACCCGCGCCTCATCGCCGCCGACCTCATCAGTCAGGCCGAGCACGATGAGCAGGCCTCGGCCGTGCTGGTCACCGACTCGTCCGAGCTCGCGCAGCGCGTCGCCGACGAGGTCACCCGGCAGGCAGCATCCACCACCCACGCCGCGCGCGTCGCGGAAGCACTGGCGGGCCCGCAGTCGGCGATCGTCCTCGTCGACGACCGCGCGATGGCCGAGGCCTTCAGCAACGCCTATGCGCCCGAACACCTCGAACTGCACCTGAGTGACGCCGCCGCAGTCGCCGAGCGCTTCACCAGCGCCGGTGCCGTCTTCGTCGGCGACCAGACCCCGGTCAGCCTCGGCGACTACCTCGCCGGCAGCAACCATGTGCTGCCAACCGGGGGACAGGCGCGCTACGCCCCGGGCCTGGGCGCGTACACGTTCCTGCGTCCGCAGCAGGTGATCGAGTACGACCACGCCGCGCTCTCCGAGGTACGTGCCGGTGTTGTCGCCTTGGCCGCGGCCGAACTGCTGCCCGGCCACGGCGACGCCGTCGAAGCGCGGTTCGCCGAGCCCGCCGGCGGCCACGAG
- the dnaE gene encoding DNA polymerase III subunit alpha, giving the protein MASDSFVHLHVHSEYSMLDGAAKLASMTQAAADYGMPAIAVTDHGNTFAAFEFYNAAKSAGVKPIIGLEAYVTPGTHRSDKSRVAWGSPDQKSDDVSGSGAYTHTTLWAENTAGMHNLFRLSSLSSIEGYYFKPRMDRELLQTYGKGLIATTGCPSGEIQTRLRLGQYDAARAAAAEFQDIYGKDNYFVEIMDHGLDIERRVITDLLRISKDLGIPLVATNDSHYTHQHEADAHEALLCVQSGSTMDDPNRFKFNGDGYYIKTAQEMRQLFRDHPEACDNTLLIAERCNVEFDTSANYMPRFPVPDGETEESWLVKEVEAGLHYRYPNGISDAVRQRAEYETGIILQMGFPGYFLVVADFINWAKDNGIRVGPGRGSGAGSMVAYAMRITDLDPIEHGLIFERFLNPDRVSMPDFDVDFDDRRRGEVIDYVTEKYGSERVAQIVTYGTIKSKQALKDAGRVLGFPFSMGERLTKAMPPPVMGKDMPLSGMYDSAHPRYKEASEFRALIDTDPEAKTVFDRALGLEGLKRQWGVHAAGVIMSSEPLLDIIPIMKREQDGQIVTQFDYPSCEALGLIKMDFLGLRNLTIISDALDNIRMNRGEEIDLEQLTLDDRGAYDLLARGDSLGVFQLDGGPMRSLMRLMRPDSFEDISALIALYRPGPMGANSHTNYALRKNGQQPITPIHPEFVESLADILEESYGLIIYQEQVMAIAQRVAGFSLGQADILRRAMGKKKKSELDKQFEGFHAGMRANGYSDEAVNALWEILLPFSDYAFNKAHSAAYGVVSYWTAYLKAHYPAEYMAALLTSVGDSKDKMALYLNECRRMGIRVLPPDVSESINFFAAVGEDIRFGLGAVRNVGSNVVDGIVGAREEGPYTSFHDFLNRVPMHVSNKRTVESLIKAGAFDSMGDTRRALVEIHEDAVEAAVDRKRNEAQGAIGFDFDSLYDDIEGAPPAKVPERPEWIKKDKLAFEREMLGLYVSDHPLAGLEVPLAKHASISIHDLLNSEDMQDGDQVTVAGLVTSVQHRVAKASGNPYGMITVEDFNGEVTVMFMGKTYTEFQHTLQQDAILAVRGRVSRRDDGLNLHAQSTFTPDVGSFDAAGPLSLLVAEQRATERVMNDLAMVLQRHAGETEVLLRVHRGGTAKVFEVPMPVKISADLFGDLKSLLGPTCLG; this is encoded by the coding sequence ATGGCATCCGATTCCTTCGTGCACCTGCATGTCCACAGCGAGTACTCGATGCTGGACGGTGCCGCGAAGCTCGCCTCGATGACCCAGGCCGCCGCCGACTACGGCATGCCCGCGATCGCGGTGACCGACCACGGGAACACCTTCGCCGCGTTCGAGTTCTACAACGCGGCCAAGTCCGCCGGCGTCAAGCCGATCATCGGGCTCGAGGCGTACGTCACCCCGGGCACGCACCGCAGCGACAAGTCGCGCGTCGCGTGGGGTTCCCCCGACCAGAAGAGCGATGACGTCTCGGGCTCCGGCGCGTACACGCACACCACGCTGTGGGCGGAGAACACCGCCGGGATGCACAACCTCTTCCGTCTCAGCTCCCTTTCGAGCATCGAGGGGTATTACTTCAAGCCGCGCATGGATCGCGAGCTGCTCCAGACCTACGGCAAAGGGCTGATCGCCACCACGGGCTGCCCGTCCGGTGAGATCCAGACCCGATTGCGTCTGGGACAGTACGATGCGGCCCGCGCCGCGGCCGCGGAGTTCCAAGACATCTACGGCAAAGACAACTACTTCGTCGAGATCATGGACCATGGGCTCGACATCGAACGCCGCGTCATCACGGATCTGCTGCGGATTTCGAAGGATCTCGGAATCCCGCTGGTTGCGACCAATGACTCGCACTACACCCATCAGCACGAGGCCGATGCCCATGAAGCGTTGCTGTGTGTGCAATCCGGCTCGACGATGGACGACCCCAACCGGTTCAAGTTCAACGGTGACGGCTACTACATCAAGACGGCGCAAGAGATGCGCCAGCTGTTCCGCGACCACCCTGAGGCGTGCGACAACACGCTGCTGATCGCCGAACGCTGCAATGTCGAGTTCGACACCTCGGCCAACTACATGCCGCGCTTCCCCGTTCCCGACGGTGAGACCGAGGAAAGCTGGCTGGTCAAGGAGGTCGAGGCGGGTCTGCACTACCGCTACCCGAACGGCATCTCAGACGCCGTGCGCCAGCGTGCCGAGTACGAGACCGGCATCATCCTGCAGATGGGGTTTCCGGGCTACTTCCTGGTCGTCGCGGACTTCATCAACTGGGCCAAGGACAATGGCATTCGTGTGGGCCCGGGGCGTGGCTCGGGAGCCGGATCCATGGTCGCCTACGCGATGAGGATCACCGACCTCGACCCCATCGAGCACGGGCTGATCTTCGAACGGTTCCTCAATCCCGACCGTGTCTCGATGCCCGACTTCGACGTCGACTTTGACGACCGCCGACGCGGCGAGGTCATCGACTACGTCACCGAGAAGTACGGTTCCGAGCGCGTGGCGCAGATCGTCACCTACGGAACCATCAAATCGAAGCAGGCTCTCAAGGATGCCGGTCGAGTGCTGGGCTTTCCGTTCAGCATGGGGGAGCGTCTGACCAAGGCGATGCCCCCGCCCGTGATGGGCAAGGACATGCCGCTGAGCGGCATGTACGACAGCGCGCACCCGAGGTACAAGGAAGCCAGCGAGTTCCGCGCGCTGATTGACACCGACCCCGAGGCCAAGACCGTCTTCGACCGCGCACTCGGGCTGGAAGGCCTCAAACGACAGTGGGGTGTGCACGCCGCCGGTGTGATCATGTCGTCCGAGCCGCTGCTCGACATCATCCCGATCATGAAGCGCGAGCAGGACGGCCAGATCGTCACCCAGTTCGACTACCCGTCGTGCGAGGCGCTCGGGCTGATCAAGATGGACTTCCTCGGGCTGCGCAACCTGACGATCATCTCGGACGCGCTCGACAACATCCGCATGAACCGCGGCGAAGAGATCGACCTCGAACAACTCACCCTCGATGACCGCGGTGCCTACGATCTGCTAGCTCGAGGCGACTCACTCGGCGTCTTCCAGCTCGACGGTGGCCCGATGCGTTCGCTGATGCGGCTGATGCGCCCCGACAGCTTCGAGGACATCTCGGCACTCATCGCGCTGTACCGCCCGGGGCCGATGGGAGCGAACTCGCACACGAACTACGCGCTCCGCAAGAACGGGCAGCAGCCGATCACCCCCATCCACCCGGAGTTCGTCGAATCACTCGCCGACATCCTGGAAGAGTCCTACGGCCTCATCATCTACCAGGAGCAGGTGATGGCCATCGCCCAGCGCGTTGCCGGGTTCTCTCTCGGCCAAGCAGACATTCTGCGCCGCGCGATGGGCAAGAAGAAGAAATCCGAGCTCGACAAGCAGTTCGAGGGCTTCCACGCCGGCATGCGGGCCAACGGGTACTCGGACGAGGCCGTCAACGCGCTGTGGGAGATCCTGCTGCCGTTCTCGGACTACGCCTTCAACAAAGCACACTCCGCCGCGTACGGCGTCGTGTCGTACTGGACGGCCTACCTGAAGGCTCACTACCCGGCCGAGTACATGGCGGCACTGCTGACCAGCGTCGGCGACTCCAAGGACAAGATGGCGCTCTACCTCAACGAGTGCCGCCGCATGGGCATCCGCGTGCTGCCCCCCGACGTGTCGGAATCGATCAACTTCTTCGCCGCCGTCGGGGAGGACATCCGCTTCGGGCTCGGTGCCGTGCGCAACGTCGGCAGCAACGTCGTCGACGGCATCGTCGGCGCGCGCGAGGAGGGGCCGTACACGTCGTTCCACGATTTCCTGAACCGTGTGCCGATGCATGTGTCGAACAAGCGCACTGTCGAGTCGTTGATCAAGGCCGGCGCCTTCGACTCGATGGGCGATACGCGGCGCGCGCTCGTCGAGATCCACGAGGATGCCGTTGAGGCTGCTGTCGACCGCAAGCGCAACGAGGCCCAGGGGGCGATCGGCTTCGACTTCGACAGCCTGTACGACGACATCGAGGGTGCGCCGCCGGCCAAAGTGCCGGAGCGTCCCGAGTGGATCAAGAAGGACAAGCTCGCCTTCGAGCGCGAGATGCTCGGACTGTACGTGTCGGATCACCCGCTCGCGGGTCTCGAGGTGCCGCTGGCCAAGCACGCCTCGATCTCGATCCACGACCTGCTCAACTCGGAGGACATGCAGGACGGTGATCAGGTCACCGTCGCGGGCCTCGTCACCAGCGTGCAGCACCGGGTGGCCAAAGCCAGCGGAAACCCCTACGGCATGATCACCGTCGAGGACTTCAACGGCGAGGTGACGGTCATGTTCATGGGCAAGACCTACACCGAGTTCCAGCACACGCTGCAGCAGGACGCGATTCTCGCCGTGCGCGGACGGGTCTCGCGCCGCGACGACGGGCTCAACCTGCACGCGCAGTCGACGTTCACACCGGACGTCGGCTCGTTCGATGCTGCGGGACCGCTCTCTTTGCTGGTCGCCGAGCAGCGGGCCACCGAGCGCGTGATGAACGACCTCGCGATGGTGCTGCAACGCCACGCTGGTGAAACCGAGGTGCTGCTGCGCGTGCACCGGGGCGGTACTGCGAAGGTGTTCGAGGTGCCGATGCCCGTGAAGATCTCGGCCGACCTGTTCGGCGATCTCAAGTCGTTGCTCGGACCGACCTGTCTGGGATGA
- a CDS encoding NUDIX hydrolase, translated as MATPDFVLALREHIGTAPLALVGTTAVVFRDERVLLGKRADNGAWQTIAGIVEPGEEPADAAARECLEEAGIVVSVDRLALVQQVPRVTYANGDQVDYLDIVFRCSWVSGDPHPADGELTEVGFYDLAAMGDVDDAHVRKIALAMAEDDPAHFRGGRAPR; from the coding sequence ATGGCCACTCCGGATTTCGTCCTCGCGTTGCGCGAGCACATCGGCACCGCTCCGCTCGCCCTCGTCGGCACCACCGCGGTGGTGTTCCGCGATGAGAGAGTGCTGCTGGGCAAGCGTGCCGACAACGGCGCGTGGCAGACCATCGCCGGGATCGTCGAGCCCGGGGAGGAGCCGGCGGATGCCGCCGCGAGGGAGTGTCTGGAAGAGGCGGGCATCGTCGTCTCGGTCGACCGACTGGCACTGGTGCAGCAGGTGCCACGGGTGACCTACGCCAACGGCGATCAGGTCGACTACCTTGACATCGTCTTCCGCTGCTCCTGGGTGTCGGGGGATCCGCATCCCGCCGACGGGGAGTTGACCGAGGTCGGGTTCTACGACCTCGCCGCGATGGGCGACGTCGATGACGCGCATGTGCGCAAGATCGCCCTGGCGATGGCCGAGGACGACCCGGCGCACTTCCGCGGCGGTCGCGCGCCGCGCTGA
- a CDS encoding RluA family pseudouridine synthase: MQSRSLPVPDGLDGARVDAALAKMLGFSRTFAAEVAEAGGVTLDGAPLGKSDRLRAGGWLDVSWSPKEEPRIVPIAVPELGIVHDDDDIVVVDKPTGVAAHPSLGWEGPTVVGALAAAGFRIATTGAPERQGVVHRLDVGTSGLMVVAKTESAYTALKRAFKERTVEKIYHAVVQGHPDPLSGTIDAPIGRHPNHQWKFAVVPDGKPSVTHYETLEAFPGASLLEIHLETGRTHQIRVHMAAHRHPCVGDPLYGADPTLSARLGLTRQWLHAHQLAFTHPATGEWVQFESPYPEDFQHALRVLDPGR; the protein is encoded by the coding sequence ATGCAGTCCCGGAGCCTTCCCGTTCCCGACGGGCTCGACGGCGCGCGCGTCGACGCGGCCCTCGCGAAGATGCTCGGCTTCTCGCGCACGTTCGCCGCGGAGGTCGCCGAGGCCGGCGGCGTCACACTCGACGGCGCGCCGTTGGGCAAGTCCGACCGGTTACGTGCCGGCGGCTGGCTCGATGTCAGCTGGAGTCCCAAAGAGGAACCGCGGATCGTGCCTATCGCGGTGCCAGAGCTCGGCATCGTTCACGATGACGACGACATCGTCGTGGTCGATAAGCCCACCGGCGTCGCGGCACACCCCTCGCTGGGCTGGGAAGGCCCCACGGTCGTCGGCGCTCTGGCAGCCGCCGGATTCCGGATCGCGACGACCGGCGCGCCTGAACGGCAGGGTGTCGTTCACCGGCTGGACGTCGGCACCAGCGGTCTGATGGTCGTCGCCAAGACAGAGTCGGCGTACACGGCGCTCAAGCGCGCGTTCAAGGAACGCACGGTCGAGAAGATCTACCATGCCGTCGTCCAGGGGCATCCCGACCCGCTGAGCGGCACGATCGATGCACCGATCGGCCGGCACCCGAACCACCAGTGGAAGTTCGCCGTCGTGCCGGATGGCAAACCATCGGTGACCCACTACGAGACACTCGAGGCCTTTCCCGGCGCGTCGCTGCTCGAGATCCATCTGGAGACCGGGCGCACCCATCAGATCCGCGTCCACATGGCCGCGCACCGACACCCCTGCGTTGGCGACCCGCTCTACGGGGCGGACCCGACGCTGTCGGCGCGCCTGGGGCTCACGAGGCAGTGGCTGCACGCGCATCAGCTGGCGTTCACCCACCCGGCGACCGGGGAGTGGGTGCAGTTCGAATCTCCCTACCCGGAAGACTTCCAGCACGCCCTGCGCGTGCTCGATCCGGGGCGCTGA
- the lspA gene encoding signal peptidase II, which yields MTGRRPLHRSAAGAIVAVLAIVVLAADQFVKQLTVQNMSEGERIPVLGEFFELLYVRNPGAAFSLGKDHTWIFTIALAVVAGVVIWKAFGLQSRLWAVVLGCLLGGVLGNLTDRLFRAPGFPVGEVVDMLSLPWMMPAIFNVADIFIVSGMISVALLVLIGLRFDGTRDRDHERAAAEAAEGTEVPASDGAPKPATPES from the coding sequence TTGACAGGACGTCGTCCCCTTCACAGGTCGGCGGCCGGTGCGATCGTCGCGGTTCTCGCGATCGTCGTACTGGCCGCCGATCAGTTCGTGAAGCAGCTCACCGTGCAGAACATGTCCGAGGGGGAGCGCATCCCGGTACTCGGTGAGTTCTTCGAACTGCTCTATGTGCGCAACCCGGGCGCAGCGTTCTCGCTGGGCAAGGACCACACCTGGATCTTCACGATCGCCCTTGCCGTCGTCGCGGGCGTCGTCATCTGGAAGGCCTTCGGGCTCCAATCCAGGCTGTGGGCCGTCGTTCTCGGCTGTCTGCTCGGCGGCGTGCTCGGGAATCTCACCGATCGGCTGTTCCGCGCCCCCGGCTTCCCGGTCGGCGAGGTCGTCGACATGCTCTCGCTGCCCTGGATGATGCCCGCGATCTTCAACGTCGCCGACATCTTCATCGTGTCAGGCATGATCTCGGTCGCTCTGCTGGTGCTGATCGGCCTGCGTTTCGACGGCACGCGCGACCGCGACCACGAACGTGCCGCCGCTGAAGCTGCTGAGGGCACCGAAGTCCCGGCATCCGACGGCGCGCCCAAGCCCGCCACCCCCGAGAGCTGA
- a CDS encoding DivIVA domain-containing protein, with protein sequence MALTPDDVVHKEFQHVRFKDGFDPEEVDDYLDEIVVEWRKTLEENNDLKAKLAAFESGAAAAPAPAPAAPAAPAPVDAASATGTSAGIIELAQRLHDEHIAEGEAKRQQLISEAEAEVTRIRTEAQAKQREESARLERERNTLEARITELREFERDYRGKLRAMIEGQLRDLDQKSSTDSTPVSAIGL encoded by the coding sequence ATGGCACTGACCCCGGATGACGTCGTCCACAAGGAGTTCCAGCACGTCCGCTTCAAGGACGGCTTCGACCCGGAAGAGGTCGACGACTACCTTGACGAGATCGTCGTCGAATGGCGTAAGACTCTCGAAGAGAACAACGACCTGAAGGCCAAGCTCGCGGCGTTCGAGTCCGGCGCAGCCGCCGCACCCGCTCCGGCCCCGGCGGCACCCGCTGCTCCGGCGCCTGTCGACGCCGCGTCGGCGACCGGCACCTCTGCCGGCATCATCGAGCTGGCGCAGCGCCTGCACGACGAGCACATCGCCGAGGGTGAGGCCAAGCGTCAGCAGCTCATCTCTGAGGCTGAGGCTGAGGTCACCCGCATCCGCACCGAAGCGCAGGCGAAGCAGCGCGAGGAGTCCGCACGCCTGGAGCGCGAGCGCAACACCCTCGAGGCGCGCATCACCGAACTGCGCGAGTTCGAGCGCGACTACCGCGGCAAGCTCCGCGCGATGATCGAGGGCCAGCTGCGCGACCTCGACCAGAAGTCGAGCACTGACTCGACGCCTGTCTCGGCCATCGGCCTGTAG
- a CDS encoding YggT family protein translates to MATVLSIVGGIVDLVLTLYILVLIARLVLDYIPLFNREWRPKGAGLVAAELVYTVTDPPIRFFRRLVPPLRLGTIALDFGFMLTMISVLILMSIVRALT, encoded by the coding sequence GTGGCGACCGTTCTCAGCATCGTCGGCGGCATCGTCGACCTGGTGCTGACGCTGTACATCCTCGTGCTCATCGCCCGGCTGGTGCTGGACTACATCCCGCTCTTCAACAGGGAATGGCGCCCGAAGGGGGCGGGCCTGGTCGCCGCCGAGCTGGTGTACACCGTCACCGATCCGCCCATTCGCTTCTTCCGCAGACTCGTTCCGCCGCTGCGGCTCGGCACGATCGCGCTCGACTTCGGATTCATGCTGACGATGATCAGCGTGCTCATCCTGATGTCGATCGTGCGGGCGCTCACCTGA
- a CDS encoding cell division protein SepF: MGNPLKKTMVYLGLADEEGVYEEESAPAPARATRERERERDHEEQAPAPVTPLRRPTAVRQPAGGAVNEILTVHPKQYRDAQLIAENFRDGVPVIINLSQMSDADARRLIDFASGLSIGLYGRIERVTSKVFLLSPENISVSGQGGIAQADSASFDS; encoded by the coding sequence ATGGGTAACCCACTGAAGAAGACCATGGTGTATCTCGGCCTCGCCGACGAGGAAGGGGTCTACGAAGAGGAGAGCGCGCCAGCACCCGCCCGCGCCACGCGCGAACGTGAGCGCGAGCGCGACCACGAGGAGCAGGCGCCGGCCCCGGTCACTCCGCTGCGGCGTCCGACCGCGGTGCGCCAGCCTGCCGGCGGTGCAGTCAACGAGATCCTCACCGTGCACCCCAAGCAGTACCGCGATGCACAGCTCATCGCCGAGAACTTCCGTGACGGCGTGCCGGTCATCATCAACCTCTCGCAGATGAGCGATGCCGACGCCCGCCGCCTGATCGACTTCGCCAGTGGTCTGTCGATCGGGCTGTACGGACGCATCGAACGCGTCACGAGCAAGGTATTCCTGCTGTCGCCCGAGAACATCTCGGTGTCGGGGCAGGGTGGGATCGCACAGGCGGACTCCGCCTCGTTCGACTCCTGA
- a CDS encoding YggS family pyridoxal phosphate-dependent enzyme, with product MTLAARLSAIDDRIADAARRAGRDPGEITRIVVTKFHPASLVRDLHALGVTDVGENRQQELTAKRAELDDLDLRWHFIGQAQTNKAAAIRRASDVVHSVDRTRLADSLHRAADDESRLDVLVQVNLTHDAGRGGTTVADAERLTEHVLGLDSLRLRGVMAVAPLDEDPAAAFARLRDVADGIQRLAPEATWISAGMTGDFVEAIDAGATHLRIGSAITGPRPDRG from the coding sequence GTGACGCTTGCAGCGCGGTTGTCGGCGATCGACGATCGCATCGCCGACGCCGCGCGCCGCGCAGGACGTGACCCGGGGGAGATCACCCGCATCGTCGTGACCAAGTTCCACCCCGCGTCACTGGTGCGTGATCTGCACGCGCTCGGTGTGACGGACGTCGGCGAGAACCGTCAGCAGGAGCTCACGGCGAAACGCGCGGAACTCGACGATCTCGACCTGCGTTGGCACTTTATCGGTCAGGCCCAGACGAACAAGGCAGCTGCGATTCGCCGGGCATCCGACGTCGTGCACTCCGTCGATCGCACCCGCCTTGCGGACAGTCTGCACCGAGCGGCAGACGATGAGTCACGGCTCGACGTGCTGGTGCAGGTCAACCTCACGCACGATGCCGGTCGGGGCGGCACCACAGTCGCCGACGCCGAGCGCCTCACCGAGCACGTGCTCGGTCTCGACTCGTTGCGACTGCGTGGAGTGATGGCCGTAGCGCCACTTGATGAGGATCCCGCAGCGGCGTTCGCGCGCCTGCGTGACGTCGCAGACGGCATCCAACGGCTCGCCCCCGAGGCCACCTGGATCTCGGCGGGCATGACCGGTGACTTCGTCGAAGCGATCGACGCGGGTGCGACACACCTGCGGATCGGTTCCGCAATCACCGGGCCGCGCCCCGACCGGGGTTAG
- the ftsZ gene encoding cell division protein FtsZ encodes MSQNQNYLAVIKVVGVGGGGVNAVNRMIELGLRGVEFIAVNTDAQALLMSDADIKLDVGRELTRGLGAGADPEVGRRAAEDHAEEIEQALTGADMVFVTAGEGGGTGTGGAPVVARIAKSIGALTIGVVTKPFSFEGRRRQSQAEQGVAKLKEEVDTLIVVPNDRLLEISDRGISMIEAFATADQVLLAGVQGITDLITTPGLINLDFADVKSVMQGAGSALMGIGSARGADRAIKAAELAVESPLLEASIEGAHGVLLSIQGGSNLGIFEIHDAADLVKEAAHPEANIIFGTVIDDTLGDEVRVTVIAAGFDGGAPSPRLEPMIVERSTSAPVPDVEVEQKQEVESEAPKSAAPAGPAAVAPSLEPAFSDDDIDIPEFLK; translated from the coding sequence ATGAGCCAGAACCAGAACTACCTCGCCGTGATCAAGGTCGTCGGCGTCGGCGGTGGCGGCGTCAATGCCGTCAACCGGATGATCGAACTCGGACTCCGCGGTGTGGAGTTCATCGCCGTGAACACCGATGCGCAGGCGTTGCTGATGAGCGACGCCGACATCAAGCTCGACGTCGGACGCGAACTCACCCGTGGCCTGGGCGCGGGAGCAGACCCCGAGGTCGGCCGGCGCGCAGCCGAGGATCACGCCGAAGAGATCGAGCAGGCGCTCACCGGTGCCGACATGGTCTTCGTCACCGCGGGTGAGGGCGGGGGCACGGGCACCGGCGGCGCACCTGTCGTCGCGCGCATCGCCAAGTCGATCGGTGCACTCACGATCGGTGTGGTCACCAAGCCGTTCTCCTTCGAAGGCCGTCGACGCCAGAGCCAGGCCGAGCAGGGGGTGGCCAAGCTCAAAGAAGAAGTCGACACGCTCATCGTCGTTCCCAACGACCGACTTCTGGAGATCAGCGACCGCGGCATCTCGATGATCGAGGCGTTCGCGACCGCCGACCAGGTGCTCCTGGCCGGTGTGCAGGGCATCACCGACCTGATCACCACCCCCGGACTCATCAACCTCGACTTCGCGGACGTCAAGTCCGTCATGCAGGGAGCGGGCTCTGCCTTGATGGGCATCGGTTCCGCGCGGGGCGCGGACCGGGCGATCAAGGCAGCAGAGCTTGCCGTCGAGTCGCCCTTGCTCGAGGCCTCGATCGAAGGTGCCCATGGTGTGCTCCTGTCGATCCAGGGTGGATCGAACCTCGGCATCTTCGAGATCCACGATGCGGCAGACCTCGTCAAGGAAGCGGCGCACCCCGAAGCGAACATCATCTTCGGAACCGTCATTGATGACACTCTCGGCGACGAGGTGCGTGTCACCGTGATTGCCGCCGGGTTCGATGGTGGCGCCCCGTCGCCCCGTCTGGAGCCGATGATCGTCGAGCGCTCGACGTCCGCTCCCGTGCCGGACGTCGAGGTCGAGCAGAAGCAGGAAGTCGAGTCCGAGGCGCCCAAGTCTGCGGCCCCCGCCGGGCCCGCCGCGGTGGCGCCGAGCCTGGAGCCGGCGTTCAGTGACGACGACATCGACATTCCCGAGTTCCTGAAGTGA